One window of the Populus nigra chromosome 4, ddPopNigr1.1, whole genome shotgun sequence genome contains the following:
- the LOC133691816 gene encoding mitogen-activated protein kinase 20 isoform X2, translating into MQQDQRKKNSTEMDFFSEYGDANRYKIQEVIGKGSYGVVCSAIDTHTGEKVAIKKIHDIFEHISDAARILREIKLLRLLRHPDIVEIKHIMLPPSRKDFKDIYVVFELMESDLHQVIKANDDLTREHYQFFLYQLLRALKYIHTANVYHRDLKPKNILANANCKLKICDFGLARVAFNDTPSTIFWTDYVATRWYRAPELCGSFFSKYTPAIDIWSIGCIFAEVLMGKPLFPGKNVVHQLDLMTDLLGTPSLDTISLVRNDKARRYLTSMRKKQPVPFAQKFPNADPLALRLLERLLAFDPKDRPTAEEALADPYFKGLARVEREPSCQPITKMEFEFERRRVTKEDVRELIFREILEYHPQLLKDYLNGTERTNFLYPSAVDQFRKQFAHLEENGGKSGPVIPLERKHVSLPR; encoded by the exons AATTCAACAGAGATGGACTTTTTCTCTGAATATGGTGATGCCAATAGGTACAAAATTCAGGAAGTTATTGGGAAAGGCAGTTATGGTGTTGTTTGCTCTGCAATTGACACTCACACCGGTGAGAAAGTGGCAATAAAGAAGATTCATGATATTTTCGAACACATTTCTGATGCTGCTCGTATATTGCGTGAGATAAAGCTGCTCAGGCTCCTAAGACATCCTGATATTGTGGAAATTAAACACATTATGCTACCACCTTCAAGAAAGGATTTTAAAGATATCTATGTTGTTTTTGAGCTCATGGAGTCGGATCTTCATCAAGTCATCAAAGCCAATGATGACTTGACACGAGAGcactatcaattttttctttaccaGCTACTTCGTGCATTAAAATATATCCACACAG CAAATGTTTATCATCGAGATTTAAAGCCAAAAAATATATTGGCAAATGCAAACTGTAAGCTTAAAATCTGTGATTTTGGGTTAGCAAGAGTTGCTTTCAATGACACACCCTCAACAATATTCTGGACG GATTATGTTGCTACAAGATGGTATAGAGCTCCTGAACTCTGTGGGTCCTTTTTCTCCAAG TATACACCAGCAATTGATATATGGAGTATAGGCTGCATTTTTGCTGAAGTACTAATGGGGAAACCACTTTTCCCTGGCAAAAATGTAGTTCACCAGTTGGACTTGATGACTGATCTACTTGGTACACCATCACTGGATACAATCTCTCTG GTTCGAAATGATAAGGCAAGGAGATATTTAACCAGCATGAGGAAAAAGCAGCCTGTTCCATTCGCACAGAAATTTCCCAATGCTGATCCTTTGGCACTACGATTGTTGGAAAGGCTACTTGCTTTTGACCCCAAAGATCGTCCAACTGCTGAAGAG GCACTGGCAGATCCTTACTTTAAGGGATTGGCAAGAGTAGAGAGGGAGCCTTCCTGCCAGCCAATAACAAAGATGGAGTTTGAGTTTGAGAGGCGAAGAGTTACAAAGGAGGATGTACGAGAGCTAATTTTTCGGGAGATACTGGAATACCATCCTCAACTGCTCAAGGACTATTTAAATGGAACTGAGAGGACTAACTTTCTTTATCCAAG TGCCGTTGATCAATTCAGAAAGCAGTTTGCACATCTTGAGGAAAATGGTGGTAAAAGTGGACCAGTAATTCCTCTTGAAAGAAAGCATGTATCTCTTCCTAGGTAA
- the LOC133690653 gene encoding uncharacterized protein LOC133690653 encodes MEAASNGKIEERQEVIEEVEVVGSGAKLAREVVIDSTSELMKESLDESISSLDGSNGSKEEAEAKEKNAQVGEAATLEVVEKEVVDTAVGSTEFVVSVVEKLTETIEASVEKLENSDVVEEEVKETKEKVSDVVDVVSVSLNETDVIPPAVTDQTDGELPEVVLNATDGSFPAVTEVVSEKVEEKVLQSYEESNAAPPALTDAESKGNEEVKQAALEENIGGSSINVDRETVENVESTTLVGSSDAFFPETTGTPPIISLRQRSLRPSWKSCCGLFEALRPSDR; translated from the exons ATGGAGGCGGCTTCAAATGGGAAGATCGAGGAACGACAGGAAGTTATTGAGGAAGTTGAGGTTGTCGGTTCCGGGGCTAAGCTGGCGAGAGAAGTTGTTATTGATAGTACTTCTGAGCTAATGAAAGAAAGTCTTGATGAGAGCATTTCGAGTTTGGATGGCAGCAATGGTTCAAAGGAAGAGGCAGAAGCTAAAGAGAAAAATGCTCAAGTGGGGGAAGCAGCGACACTAGAAGTGGTGGAGAAAGAGGTGGTTGATACAGCTGTTGGATCAACCGAGTTTGTTGTATCTGTGGTGGAAAAATTGACTGAAACTATAGAAGCATCAGTGGAGAAATTGGAAAATTCTGATGTGGTTGAAGAAGAAGTGAAAGAAACCAAAGAGAAGGTTTCTGATGTGGTTGATGTTGTATCTGTGTCTTTGAATGAGACTGATGTGATTCCTCCAGCTGTCACAGATCAGACTGATGGGGAATTACCTGAGGTGGTATTGAATGCAACAGATGGGTCGTTTCCTGCTGTAACAGAAGTAGTGTCTGAAAAAGTTGAGGAGAAAGTGTTGCAATCTTATGAAGAAAGCAATGCCGCTCCTCCAGCTTTGACCGATGCAGAGTCAAAGGGTAACGAGGAAGTGAAGCAGGCTGCTTTGGAGGAAAATATTGGGGGATCATCGATTAATGTTGACAGGGAAACTGTGGAAAATGTCGAATCTACTACTTTAGTTGGAAGCAGTGATGCTTTTTTTCCTGAAACCACAGGAACTCCG CCTATTATATCCCTTCGACAGCGTAGCCTGCGCCCATCTTGGAAGAGCTGCTGTGGCCTTTTTGAAGCTCTGCGGCCCTCCGATAGATAA
- the LOC133691816 gene encoding mitogen-activated protein kinase 20 isoform X1, which produces MQQDQRKKNSTEMDFFSEYGDANRYKIQEVIGKGSYGVVCSAIDTHTGEKVAIKKIHDIFEHISDAARILREIKLLRLLRHPDIVEIKHIMLPPSRKDFKDIYVVFELMESDLHQVIKANDDLTREHYQFFLYQLLRALKYIHTANVYHRDLKPKNILANANCKLKICDFGLARVAFNDTPSTIFWTDYVATRWYRAPELCGSFFSKYTPAIDIWSIGCIFAEVLMGKPLFPGKNVVHQLDLMTDLLGTPSLDTISLVRNDKARRYLTSMRKKQPVPFAQKFPNADPLALRLLERLLAFDPKDRPTAEEALADPYFKGLARVEREPSCQPITKMEFEFERRRVTKEDVRELIFREILEYHPQLLKDYLNGTERTNFLYPSAVDQFRKQFAHLEENGGKSGPVIPLERKHVSLPRSTIVHSSSIPTKEQQNLASFKNRHTAEEAYNKNPRDSEGIPVNISRTLQAQQRVPLAKPGKVVGQVVSYENGSIVKDARDPRTYIRSAVLPPHAAPSAYCYRKSNSGKQERSTMEADSDLSLQKQVQQCGMAAKYAPDVAINIDSNPFFMTRIGANKVEHVDDRVMMDTSLLQAKAQYGGISASAAAASTAAHRKVGTVQYGMTRMY; this is translated from the exons AATTCAACAGAGATGGACTTTTTCTCTGAATATGGTGATGCCAATAGGTACAAAATTCAGGAAGTTATTGGGAAAGGCAGTTATGGTGTTGTTTGCTCTGCAATTGACACTCACACCGGTGAGAAAGTGGCAATAAAGAAGATTCATGATATTTTCGAACACATTTCTGATGCTGCTCGTATATTGCGTGAGATAAAGCTGCTCAGGCTCCTAAGACATCCTGATATTGTGGAAATTAAACACATTATGCTACCACCTTCAAGAAAGGATTTTAAAGATATCTATGTTGTTTTTGAGCTCATGGAGTCGGATCTTCATCAAGTCATCAAAGCCAATGATGACTTGACACGAGAGcactatcaattttttctttaccaGCTACTTCGTGCATTAAAATATATCCACACAG CAAATGTTTATCATCGAGATTTAAAGCCAAAAAATATATTGGCAAATGCAAACTGTAAGCTTAAAATCTGTGATTTTGGGTTAGCAAGAGTTGCTTTCAATGACACACCCTCAACAATATTCTGGACG GATTATGTTGCTACAAGATGGTATAGAGCTCCTGAACTCTGTGGGTCCTTTTTCTCCAAG TATACACCAGCAATTGATATATGGAGTATAGGCTGCATTTTTGCTGAAGTACTAATGGGGAAACCACTTTTCCCTGGCAAAAATGTAGTTCACCAGTTGGACTTGATGACTGATCTACTTGGTACACCATCACTGGATACAATCTCTCTG GTTCGAAATGATAAGGCAAGGAGATATTTAACCAGCATGAGGAAAAAGCAGCCTGTTCCATTCGCACAGAAATTTCCCAATGCTGATCCTTTGGCACTACGATTGTTGGAAAGGCTACTTGCTTTTGACCCCAAAGATCGTCCAACTGCTGAAGAG GCACTGGCAGATCCTTACTTTAAGGGATTGGCAAGAGTAGAGAGGGAGCCTTCCTGCCAGCCAATAACAAAGATGGAGTTTGAGTTTGAGAGGCGAAGAGTTACAAAGGAGGATGTACGAGAGCTAATTTTTCGGGAGATACTGGAATACCATCCTCAACTGCTCAAGGACTATTTAAATGGAACTGAGAGGACTAACTTTCTTTATCCAAG TGCCGTTGATCAATTCAGAAAGCAGTTTGCACATCTTGAGGAAAATGGTGGTAAAAGTGGACCAGTAATTCCTCTTGAAAGAAAGCATGTATCTCTTCCTAG GTCTACAATTGTGCATTCAAGCTCAATCCCTACCAAAGAACAACAGAATCTTGCTTCCTTCAAGAACCGGCACACTGCAGAGGAAGCATACAACAAAAATCCCAGAGACTCTGAAGGAATTCCCGTAAATATATCAAGGACTTTGCAGGCACAGCAGAGAGTTCCACTGG CTAAACCTGGAAAGGTTGTAGGGCAAGTTGTATCATACGAGAATGGGAGCATCGTGAAAGATGCCCGTGACCCGAGAACATACATCAGAAGTGCAGTCCTTCCTCCACACGCTGCCCCTTCTGCATATTGTTACCGTAAATCCAACTCGGGAAAGCAAGAACGATCTACCATGGAAGCTGATAGCGACTTATCTTTACAAAAGCAAGTCCAGCAATGTGGCATGGCAGCCAAATACGCACCAGATGTTGCTATCAACATAGACTCCAACCCTTTTTTTATGACACGGATAGGAGCGAACAAGGTAGAGCATGTGGATGACCGGGTGATGATGGACACAAGTTTGCTGCAGGCCAAGGCTCAGTACGGTGGGATTAGTGCTTCTGCCGCTGCCGCCTCTACAGCTGCTCACAGAAAGGTTGGAACTGTTCAATATGGTATGACAAGGATGTACTAG
- the LOC133691654 gene encoding transcription factor PAR1-like — protein sequence MEDNLNQAMIPTFHKRKERKTTHEKSEMAKHESLVSLKRSRRAENVHKRSRRKREEMLKVQEKDQASTVGAGEDDEKAEVDRKIAALQMIIPGGESFGVDKLFEETADYIMALQCQIKAMRVLAGFLEGLEKEKRKSGG from the coding sequence ATGGAGGATAACTTAAACCAAGCAATGATACCCacatttcataaaagaaaagaaaggaaaaccaCCCACGAGAAATCTGAGATGGCAAAGCATGAATCTTTAGTTAGTTTGAAAAGGAGCAGGAGAGCAGAGAATGTTCACAAGAGAAgcagaagaaagagagaggagatgTTAAAGGTTCAAGAAAAGGATCAAGCGTCGACGGTGGGTGCAGGTGAAGATGATGAGAAGGCAGAAGTAGATAGAAAGATTGCGGCATTGCAAATGATTATCCCAGGGGGCGAGTCGTTTGGGGTAGACAAGTTGTTTGAAGAGACTGCTGATTATATAATGGCTTTGCAGTGTCAAATCAAAGCCATGAGAGTTCTTGCTGGTTTTCTTGAAGGTctagaaaaggaaaagaggaaGTCTGGAGGTTAA
- the LOC133692656 gene encoding peroxisomal and mitochondrial division factor 2-like: protein MADEMGMTNGVEENQVAVDNFYDLDQGERETELKQKIASLETEKKSLADENEEIKCQVEKLRAKFESMKSEESSLKLRVAELEREVEQSEETQRALESIAGRAAELETNVSRLQHDLISAMSEGDEANKEVAELKREVSEKEVKIEEVKKEKSEAEKKVRELERKIGVLEVKEIEEKSKKVRLEEDMREKVTEKDKEIIDCKKRIKELESLVVEKERLEKKLRESEEKVKEMEGKMVGLQKEAKEAEKVIGGLKERAREVINGIEIDSREKGFKVQSPVVAIGSVGAVAVAAAVVYVCYWRRR, encoded by the coding sequence ATGGCAGATGAGATGGGAATGACCAACGGTGTCGAAGAGAATCAGGTGGCTGTAGATAATTTCTACGATCTTGATCAAGGCGAAAGGGAGACAGAGCTTAAGCAAAAGATTGCGTCTTTGGAGACCGAGAAGAAGTCACTAGCCGATGAAAACGAAGAAATCAAATGTCAGGTCGAAAAACTGAGGGCCAAGTTTGAATCGATGAAATCAGAGGAGTCAAGTCTGAAGCTGAGGGTTGCGGAGTTGGAGAGGGAAGTTGAGCAATCGGAGGAGACCCAGAGAGCGCTTGAATCAATAGCGGGGAGAGCTGCAGAGCTGGAAACAAATGTTTCTAGGCTTCAACATGACTTGATTTCGGCGATGAGTGAAGGAGATGAGGCGAATAAGGAGGTTGCTGAGTTGAAGAGGGAGGTGAGTGAGAAGGAAGTGAAAATTGAAGAGGTGAAGAAGGAGAAATCGGAGGCGGAGAAGAAAGTGAGGGAACTGGAGAGAAAAATTGGTGTTTTGGAGGTCAAGGAGATTGAGGAGAAGAGTAAGAAAGTGAGGCTTGAGGAGGATATGAGAGAAAAAGTGACTGAGAAAGATAAAGAGATTATTGACTGTAAAAAGAGAATTAAGGAGTTGGAGAGTCTAGTGGTGGAGAAGGAGAGGTTGGAGAAGAAGTTGAGGGAGTCGGAAGAGAAGGTAAAGGAAATGGAAGGGAAGATGGTGGGGTTACAAAAGGAGGCCAAAGAGGCGGAAAAAGTGATTGGTGGATTGAAGGAGAGGGCTAGGGAGGTTATTAATGGGATCGAGATTGATAGTAGGGAGAAGGGGTTTAAGGTGCAGTCACCCGTGGTGGCCATAGGGTCAGTGGGTGCTGTTGCTGTTGCAGCTGCTGTGGTTTATGTTTGCTATTGGAGGCGGCGGTGA